The genomic DNA CGCGACCCCGGTGTCTGCCATCGAGAACGTGCTGGATCTCACAGATCTCGTGTTGGTGATGACAGTGAACCCCGGGTTCGGCGGCCAAGAGTTCATCCCCGGCTCGCTTCGGAAGGTAGAAGCCGTGGCGGCGATGGTGAGGCAAGTAGGGCGGAACATAGATGTCCAGGTGGACGGGGGGATCTCCGCAGCCACCGCTCCTGCTGTGGCCCGCGCCGGGGCGAATGTCCTGGTGGCAGGGTCTTTCGTTTTCGGTGCGAAAGACCCGAGCGAGGCCATAGTGTCGTTGAGGCGGGCGGAGGGGTGAGATTCGGGCCCGCTCACAGACGGGGGTCGCCCGGGCCTCCGTCAAGCAGAGGCGGCCTCCTTGTCTGTCCCGCAAACCAGTCTGACGCTCTGGACCAGGTGTGCTGCTCCTCTCCCTTCGGCTCGTCAGAGTACCGGTAGTCCTGCTTTCGGAAGTACTCCCGGAAGCCTTCCTGCAACTTGTCGAGGCGCCCGACGGCATCCTCTGCGAGGAAGGTCGCGGCTGGGTGGGAAGCATGGCCAAGCGCCGTCCTCAGGTGCGGAAGACACAGGCCGTCCGATTGACCGAGCAGGTTCCGGGTTTCCTCATCCTCCAGCATTCTCGATAGACAGGTGCATGCGTAGATCTCCACTTCCTCGATCCTTCGGCATACTGGGCAGGGACGTCTGGGACTAAGACCTTTGATCGCCTTCTCCAAGGGGCTTTTCGTGCCGTGACGCATCCAGTGCAAGAGCCTCCCGAGCCGCGACCCGCGACGTGCGCGGAGCTGTGCGGCGTCAGCTGCAGCGTCCAGGACTTCCTGCATCCTCCTGAGCTCCGCGGCCACAAGGAATTCATAAGTTACACTCAGCCGCTTTCCCGCTACCTTGGCGACTTCCCATGCGTGGTAAGGACAGAACCCGCCTTCCGCCAGGTCTACAAGCATTGCGGCCTCGCTGTACGTCTCTATCACAAACCAGCGGTAGAGAGTGTCCAAGGCTCGCTGTGTGACGCCGCAGACTGGACATCCCGGTTCCATCATGGCCTCTCTCAATTCGTACTCAGTCACAGCTGCACACCCCTCTTGCGCGTCACTGGGCGGGCCCGAGCATTGGTCCCGGACCGACCGCGGAAACATAAAGACTCCTACCTAAGGTTTAAGTAGGAGTCATTAGCCCGTGGGCCCTGGGCGGAAACTC from Bacillota bacterium includes the following:
- a CDS encoding DUF6062 family protein, yielding MTEYELREAMMEPGCPVCGVTQRALDTLYRWFVIETYSEAAMLVDLAEGGFCPYHAWEVAKVAGKRLSVTYEFLVAAELRRMQEVLDAAADAAQLRARRGSRLGRLLHWMRHGTKSPLEKAIKGLSPRRPCPVCRRIEEVEIYACTCLSRMLEDEETRNLLGQSDGLCLPHLRTALGHASHPAATFLAEDAVGRLDKLQEGFREYFRKQDYRYSDEPKGEEQHTWSRASDWFAGQTRRPPLLDGGPGDPRL